The DNA segment CCGCCTTCAAGCTCGAAAACTTCCCTGCTGAGATTAAGACCTACCAGAACACTATCTACGAGCTGACTTTCACCCTAAGCCCAATACAGACTTCCGCGACCTATAACACCTACTTGAGTATTTCCGGCCTTTCTGATGTTATAGAAGTCCGCAAGGACGGCTCTGTCATCTCGCCCGAGGGTGGGAAATACTATCTCGGCGACATAAGCGGCCCGACACAAATTAGCATCAAGTTCAAGGCCGGCGCGGTGGGA comes from the Thermococcus sp. M39 genome and includes:
- a CDS encoding PEGA domain-containing protein, encoding TLELTRGTHTLTFEKQGYWSVTKTIDVQGDTTVSVEMYPDLAAFKLENFPAEIKTYQNTIYELTFTLSPIQTSATYNTYLSISGLSDVIEVRKDGSVISPEGGKYYLGDISGPTQISIKFKAGAVG